From Quercus robur chromosome 8, dhQueRobu3.1, whole genome shotgun sequence:
ATTGAGCCAACCTAAAAGCTTAATACTACAGCAGGATCAAACTTGATTATCACTGAACATTATTTCCACTATGCttcttttagttttcttttttcctaggGAACTACCTAGAATATTGAATAAAGAATAGCGAATAAActtagcaaaagaaagaaaataaaaaagaatggcAACTACCATTATTGAAATTAGAAAATAGCTTTGGCACAAGCTCAACCTGACACTCATTCTTAGTATGTAAATGGTGCTGATGCATCTACGAGGAGATGTGGATAACTAGACTAGACTAGTAACATGTTTGCAGTGACATTTACAGTGAATCTTTTCAATGGTAACTACAAgaagaaaattggaaagaaaattagACAAGAATTGTAACTCTATAACATGGCTACCTCCCATTGTCTTTGTTAGAAAGGGGAAGAGGTGAAGTAAAAGCTGCTTGAATATCAGCATCTTCATCATTCCCAACTGAAGACCAAGTACTTCCCTTCTCAAAACATGAAGATGTAGTAGGAAACGATTGAAAGTAGAAATCCTCAAACCCTCGGGCACCCTTTGTACTGTAATGTGCATTTGGGGCTGCCACTTCCTCAGGCAACACTAAATCTCCCTCTAAGTACCTCACCACATGCTTCATTGTGGGGCGTGCCTCCACTATATCATTTGAACAAAATAAAGCCAGTTTGAGCACCAAAACAGCTTCAACTTCATCAAACATACCCTCCAATTTTGTGTCCACAACTTCAAGAGCAGCTCCAACTCTCCACTTTTCCCACACCCAATCCACCAACATGAGCCCCTCAGGCAATCCTTTAGAGTTAATGGGTCTTTTACCACACACCACTTCTAGCATCAAAGCACCAAAGGCAAACACATCTGAGCTTGTTGTAGGCTTGCCTGTGCGTGTGAGCTCAGGTGCTAAATAACCCAAAGTACCAACCACCCTTGTGGTACTTGGGTTTGAGCCATGCTCATATAGCTTAGCAAGACCAAAATCACTCAGCCTTCCATTAAACTCAGAATCCAATAACACATTGCCTGCTTTGATGTCTCTATGAACCACAGTTTGTTCCCACTCCTCATGTAAATATAAAAGCCCCGAAGCAACCCCTTTGATGATGTTGAACCTTTGCTCCCAGCTCAGAATTGCTTTAGGCTCTTCAAATAGGTACTTGTCCAAGCTTCCATTAGGCATGAATTCATACACAAGTAATAGATCAGCTTGTCGACGACACCAACCCAATAATTGAACCAGATTTCGATGACGAAGTCGACCAATACTAGCAACCTCGGACACAAATTCTTGCAAACCCTGTTTTGAATCATGGGAAACACGCTTTACAGCAATTTGGGTGTCTGAATTTGGCAGAGTTCCTTTATAAACTCGACCAAATCCACCAAACCCAAGTATCTCTTTATCTCCAAAACCATTTGTTGCCTTTTCCAGCTCCTTGTAAGAATATCTATGTGGTCCAATATCAAGCTCCCAGGCTTCAACCCCATCAGCCTTCTGGATTTTTCGGAAGCAGTAAAAAGCCAAACCAATGACCAAAGTCACAACCAAAGCTCCAGAGACTGAGACACCAACAATTATGCCTGTGTGGTTCTTTTTAGGCACAGATGGGAGATTAGGCAGTTTATCTAAATAGAGATTTTTAGATTCTCCATTATTGACAACAAAGCTCCAGCCTAAGATATAGTGGGAGCTGGCAGTTGAACCAGTTGAAGCAGAAAACCCAACGTACATGGAATCAAGAAGAATTGTCGAAAGGTCTACAGTATAGTTTAAAAGTACAGACCTGGGTTGAGCTGACTGAGTCGAAACCTTTATTTCTAATAGATTTATTGAAGCATCATATTGGATCCATGCTTGAATTACCTTACCACTCTGCAGATTAAGGACTGCCTTATTCGTATTACTACCCATGAATTGCACGACCCCAATAGATTTCTTCGAGACCACGCCATTGAAGTCGATGCCAACATGATTACTATCGATATCACCAAACTGAGGGTCCAAGACAGTGTCGAATTCGACCGCAAACACGTTGTTCGAGATGTTCCCATTGTTGGTGGGGTTGAATAACCCCAGATAAGGCCCAGAAACTCCCCCAGAAAGATCACTTGTTGGAGATATTGTGAAAGCGAGGCCATCTCCACCTCGTTTTCCATGCTCATCGATTATAGCAAAAGCGAACGAGGTCGAAAAGGACATGACTTTGCCACTGGACAAGTTCTTGAACTGGATCGGGTTTTTGTAAAACGCGTGCCCAACAGCTTGACTCGTTTGGTTTGTGAGACAAAGTAAGCCACTGTTGTCGATCGCTGCAAAGCCGCTTAAGCTCATGTTGTTGCGTCGAGGTGCGGCGAACCCGTCAGTGAAGCCATCCAATAGTTCTCCACCTTTGTCAAGGTCAGGCTTTACTTGGTGTAGGAGAAGAAGGAAGACAGCCCAGAAGGTAAAGATGAGTAGTTGAGCTGCCATAAGAGTGAAAATTGAATTGAGCCGTGTGATCCCCAGGTAGTTCACGAGCTTATATATATGTGTAGACCATAATCCGAGGAAATTTATTTATAGCTGGCAAGTGTGGACATGTTTGAGAAATTCTCTTCTTGatttgtatttttggatttttattttttattttttgggattaaCAAAGAGAATGACAAAAGAATGGGGAGGAGCTTATGTGGTGTTGTGTTGCAGAAAATGAGTGCCGTATTTGATTCCACATGCgaattcagaatttttttttttttttttgagaaaccgaATTCAGACtttaattggaattttttaaGTTCGAAACTCCCACTAAAGATCAATAGTAAATGATAGCTAGGTACAAACTTGGTTCCAATAATTTGTTGACACATCACTTAAATTTAAAAGGAGATAATCATTTCCACTCCTTTATTTATGGGGTCCTTGAGTAAGAGAAATTCATAATTCTCTTTTAATAGCATTCTTATCAACTCTCTCATAAAAATGTCATTTGACATACAAAAAatctactttatcattttagtacattattttataatattccaTTTAATAGatgttttattcttcaattctatacattaaaataatatttactacacattaaaataatatatttacccAAAACCCAGCAAATATACAAATGCACAGCCAGTGGCAGTCACCACCACCCAAGAACCAACAGCCACCGCTACAACCACTGCCATAGCAACAACCACCGCCACAAAGTACAACTATAATCACCGGATCCTCcaacaaattccaaatccaaaaacctcaacaaaataaaaataaaaaactcaaaatcttcaacaaaACCCCAACCCAACAGATCAAACAATGACCAAACTCAACCAACCATCGGTGGCGAGAGCTGTGGAGGATGACGAACAAAGATCAGTGATTGTGGAGGACGACGAGCAAAGATCGGCAACTGCCCCTGGGCGAGCAGAGCTTCAGATTGACGAACAGAGGTTCAGATTGGTGAGCTTCAATTGACGAGTTCTGCTTCAGATCGGAATCGCCTTCTTCTTCATGacaggaaaagaaagagagagagatagtgacaggaaaagagagagagagagagagagagagagagagagagagagaggcacagAGATGATAATACCGAAATgcagagagagaggaagagagtgagagataaaaaaaatgaaagtgagaaagaaatagGGAGCAACGGAGAGATGGAGACtagagaggaaaaagagagagctgTATTGCAGACGGAGAGAGATATGtgttgggaggagagagaaaagtaaataaaataatcaaaagaatTATAGCATTTTTGTCCGTACGCTCTCATATTTGAGAGCATACTGTAGCATGTCTCATAATTTTGAGACATTTAGCACACCTCATGAGGGgctgtttttggtgtttggtgtgccaaatgccaaatatttggcatttgacacacctgatgagaatgctctaaactataaaatcaatcaatatttttggttttctctCCTTAACTATTAAAAATAAGCAAATATCCACCTTTTTGTTCCTAGAATATTCCAtgataaaattactaaaatacacTTGATGAGGGAAATGCAAGTAACCCCATAGTTAAAGGGAGAATTACAAATACATGtgccaaattttattaatattccaaattcaatttttcacaattccaatctcaaaacttttttataaaaattaaattttaactttcttaatgtaatcaagaaaaaaaaaattcttaacatgatatattatatttatagtaatacctcccaatgaaaaaaaaaaaaaaaaaaaatatatatatatatatatatatatacacctttTAAGGTCATTTACAATCAAGTAACCCtttgataattaaaaataaaatctaacatTGGAAAAATAAAGATTGATACTTTTAagttaattcaaaataaaaacaccatacactatcttttaaaaaatcaagacatgtatatattattaatctagattaataatattattgataatGAATCAAGAATGATGTTAGAgac
This genomic window contains:
- the LOC126697549 gene encoding L-type lectin-domain containing receptor kinase S.4-like, which codes for MAAQLLIFTFWAVFLLLLHQVKPDLDKGGELLDGFTDGFAAPRRNNMSLSGFAAIDNSGLLCLTNQTSQAVGHAFYKNPIQFKNLSSGKVMSFSTSFAFAIIDEHGKRGGDGLAFTISPTSDLSGGVSGPYLGLFNPTNNGNISNNVFAVEFDTVLDPQFGDIDSNHVGIDFNGVVSKKSIGVVQFMGSNTNKAVLNLQSGKVIQAWIQYDASINLLEIKVSTQSAQPRSVLLNYTVDLSTILLDSMYVGFSASTGSTASSHYILGWSFVVNNGESKNLYLDKLPNLPSVPKKNHTGIIVGVSVSGALVVTLVIGLAFYCFRKIQKADGVEAWELDIGPHRYSYKELEKATNGFGDKEILGFGGFGRVYKGTLPNSDTQIAVKRVSHDSKQGLQEFVSEVASIGRLRHRNLVQLLGWCRRQADLLLVYEFMPNGSLDKYLFEEPKAILSWEQRFNIIKGVASGLLYLHEEWEQTVVHRDIKAGNVLLDSEFNGRLSDFGLAKLYEHGSNPSTTRVVGTLGYLAPELTRTGKPTTSSDVFAFGALMLEVVCGKRPINSKGLPEGLMLVDWVWEKWRVGAALEVVDTKLEGMFDEVEAVLVLKLALFCSNDIVEARPTMKHVVRYLEGDLVLPEEVAAPNAHYSTKGARGFEDFYFQSFPTTSSCFEKGSTWSSVGNDEDADIQAAFTSPLPLSNKDNGR